One genomic window of Pseudopipra pipra isolate bDixPip1 chromosome 17, bDixPip1.hap1, whole genome shotgun sequence includes the following:
- the SLC17A9 gene encoding voltage-gated purine nucleotide uniporter SLC17A9 — MAAGGGGRNVPVGTAERGPHDGMRRDGDPYWSRPESRVWTVMLLLGTCLLYCARVTVPICAVALSSYFDWDKKQSGVVLSSFFWGYCLTQIIGGHISDQIGGEKVLLLSASAWGFLTVLTPVVTHITSAHLVFMTSSRFLMGLLQGVYFPSLASLLSQRVRESERAFTYSTVGTGSQFGTLVIGGAGSLLLDWYGWESVFYFSGLLTLLWVYCTCKYLLSEKELIIPIDYLTRGLSIPKQTKVPWKQLFRKAPIWAVIIAQLSTASTFFTLLSWLPTFFKETFPESKGWVFNVVPWLVAIPTSLFSGFLSDHLISQGYRTITIRKFMQVIGSGVSSVFALCLGQTSSFCRAIVFASASVGLQTFNHSGISVNVQDLAPSCAGLLFGVANTGGALLGVICVYLAGYLIETTGSWISVFNLVAAVNSIGLCVFLLFGEAQRVDTDSAYVDL, encoded by the exons gccCGAGTCCCGTGTGTGGAcggtgatgctgctgctggggacGTGCCTGCTGTACTGTGCCCGTGTCACCGTGCCCATCTGCGCCGTCGCCCTCAGCTCCTACTTCGACTGGGACAAGAAGCAGTCTGGGGTCGTGCTCAGCAGCTTCTTCTGGGGCTACTGCTTGACACAGATCATCGGAGGACACATCAGTGATCA AATAGGAGGTGAGAAAGTCCTCCTCCTCTCAGCATCAGCCTGGGGGTTCCTCACAGTCCTCACCCCCGTGGTCACTCACATCACTTCTGCCCATCTTGTTTTTATGACCTCCTCCCGGTTCCTCATGGGGTTGCTGCAAG GGGTGTATTTCCCATCCTTGGCCAGCCTGCTGTCCCAGAGGGTCCGGGAGAGCGAACGAGCCTTCACCTACAGCACAGTGGGGACTGGCTCACAGTTTGG GACACTGGTGATTGGTGGTGCAGGATCCCTCCTCCTGGACTGGTACGGCTGGGAAAGCGTTTTCTACTTCTCCGGTTTGCTCACTTTGCTCTGGGTTTACTGCACCTGCAAGTACCTTCTGAGTGAGAAAG AACTCATCATCCCCATAGACTATTTAACGAGAGGCCTCTCGATACCCAAGCAGACCAAAGTTCCCTGGAAGCAGCTGTTTAGGAAGGCACCGATATG GGCTGTCATCATTGCTCAGCTCTCCACAGCCAGCACGTTCTTCACtctcctctcctggctgccaacTTTCTTTAAGGAAACTTTTCCTGAGTCAAAG GGTTGGGTGTTTAATGTAGTCCCCTGGCTGGTTGCAATTCCAACAAGCTTGTTCAGTGGATTTCTGTCTGATCATTTAATCAGTCAAG GGTACAGAACCATCACCATTCGTAAGTTCATGCAG GTCATTGGCTCTGGCGTCTCAAGCGTTTTTGCTCTGTGTCTGGGCCAGACCTCCAGTTTTTGCAGAGCAATAGTGTTTGCCTCTGCCTCTGTTGGACTCCAGACCTTTAACCACAG TGGCATTTCAGTAAACGTGCAGGACCTGGCCCCCTCGTGTGCTGGCTTGCTGTTTG gGGTTGCAAATACAGGTGGAGCCCTCCTAG GTGTCATTTGTGTGTACCTGGCTGGTTACCTGATTGAAACGACTGGCTCCTGGATCTCTGTTTTCAACCTGGTGGCTGCTGTTAACAGCATTGGGCTCTGTGTATTCCTCCTGTTTGGAGAGGCCCAGAGGGTGGACACAGACTCTGCTTACGTGGATCTCTAG